The Euphorbia lathyris chromosome 8, ddEupLath1.1, whole genome shotgun sequence genome has a window encoding:
- the LOC136202949 gene encoding uncharacterized protein: MLCHRFFFSLSFSLLLSSSSLAATSFNSFHALPPSGGKNEEKKDMEYSSSYVEAPISEPVETSTLVLAPRRTYRKDPLNGFKRYSGGWNISDRHYWASVGYTAVPLFAISIIWFLGFGLCLLLVSICYFCCGRRSYGYSPAAYVLSLIFLIVFSIAAIIGCAVLYAGQGRFHRSTTQTLEFVVNQADTTVQKLRDVSSFLASAKITAVDKVFLPSNVQTDIDQIGTTINSSATTLADRTLENSDDIRELLDSVRLALIVVAAIMLLLTFLGFLFSIFGIQLLVYILVVVGWVLVAGTFILCGTFLLLHNVTGDTCVAMNHWVQLQNPTAHTALDDILPCVDSATAQETLLRTKEVTLQFVDLINSVITNVSNINFSPNFPSMYFNQSGPLVPVLCNPYYHDFTDRPCTSGEVDMNNATQVWQTYVCQVSSTGICTTTGRITPDLYNQMTSPLHLCDGLRNYGPFLSELEDCTFVRETFSDIYKNHCPDLQRYSQWIYVGLVMVSTAVLVSIVFWVIYGRERRHRVHTKQSQAQSVPEGFEEDKLSQS, from the exons ATGCTATGTCACAGATTTTTCTTCTCACTCtcattttctcttcttctttcttcttcttcacttgcTGCTACTTCTTTCAACTCTTTCCATGCTCTTCCTCCTTCAG GTGGgaagaatgaagaaaaaaaagatatgGAGTATTCAAGTTCATATGTTGAAGCACCCATTAGTGAACCTGTTGAGACCTCAACACTTGTGTTAGCTCCAAGAAGGACTTACAGAAAAGACCCTTTAAATGGCTTCAAAAGATACTCTGGAGGCTGGAATATCAGTGACCGCCATTACTGGGCT TCTGTAGGATACACAGCTGTTCCCTTGTTTGCCATTTCTATAATATGGTTTCTAGGCTTTGGTCTCTGCTTACTGCTTGTCAGCATCTGTTATTTCTGTTGTGGAAGGAGGTCTTATGGCTACTCACCAGCAGCTTATGTTCTCTCACTCATTTTCCTCATTGTCTTCAGCATTGCAGCTAT AATTGGATGTGCAGTTCTGTATGCTGGGCAGGGAAGATTTCACAGAAGCACAACACAAACTTTGGAGTTTGTTGTGAATCAAGCAGACACTACTGTTCAAAAACTGAGGGATGTGTCAAGTTTTCTTGCTTCAGCTAAGATAACAGCAGTTGATAAAGTCTTTTTACCTTCTAATGTTCAAACTGATATTGACCAAATTGGAACAACAATCAACTCTTCTGCTACCACTCTAGCCGATCGAACGCTCGAGAATTCGGACGATATTCGTGAGCTTTTGGATTCTGT GAGGTTGGCACTTATTGTTGTTGCTGCAATTATGCTTCTTCTTACATTTCTTGGATTCT TGTTTTCGATTTTCGGCATCCAATTGCTAGTGTACAT CCTGGTGGTAGTTGGATGGGTACTTGTTGCTGGAACATTTATTCTTTGTGGCACATTCCTTCTCCTCCATAA TGTGACAGGAGACACATGTGTTGCAATGAACCACTGGGTGCAATTGCAAAATCCAACTGCACATACAGCATTAGATGATATACTTCCTTGTGTAGACAGTGCAACAGCTCAAGAAACCTTGTTAAGAACCAAAGAAGTCACTCTTCAATTTGTTGATTTGATTAACTCAGTTATTACCAATGTTTCAAACATCAACTTCTCCCCCAACTTTCCATCTATGTACTTCAATCAATCTGGTCCTTTGGTTCCTGTTCTTTGCAACCCTTATTACCATGACTTCACTGATCGACCTTGCACCTCTGGCGAAGTGGACATGAACAATGCAACTCAG GTATGGCAGACCTATGTCTGTCAAGTATCATCAACAGGAATATGCACAACAACAGGAAGAATAACACCAGATTTATACAACCAAATGACATCTCCACTGCACCTCTGCGACGGTCTCCGAAACTACGGACCATTCTTGTCCGAGCTAGAAGACTGCACATTTGTAAGAGAAACATTCAGTGACATATACAAGAATCACTGTCCTGATCTACAGAGGTACAGCCAATGGATCTATGTTGGACTAGTAATGGTTTCTACTGCTGTTTTGGTGTCCATTGTTTTCTGGGTTATATATGGTAGAGAAAGGCGTCATCGTGTACATACTAAGCAGTCTCAAGCTCAATCAGTGCCTGAAGGTTTTGAAGAGGACAAGCTTTCCCAATCCTAG